The proteins below are encoded in one region of Meriones unguiculatus strain TT.TT164.6M chromosome 18, Bangor_MerUng_6.1, whole genome shotgun sequence:
- the LOC110555484 gene encoding triosephosphate isomerase-like: MASCRKFFVGGNWKMNGRKNCLGELICILNSAKLPADVEVVCAPPSAYIDFTRQNLIPKIAVAAQNCYKAPNGAFTGEISPGMIIDLGATWVILGHSERRHIFGESDELIGQKVAHALTEGLGVIACIGEKLDEREAGITEEVVFKQTNAIAANVKDWSKVVLAYEPVWAIGTGKVATPQQAQEIHEKLRGWLQCNVCEMVAKSTRIIYGGSVTGATCRELASQPDVDGFLVGGASLKPEFVDIINAKQ; this comes from the coding sequence ATGGCGTCCTGTAGGAAGTTCTTCGTTGGGGGCAACTGGAAGATGAACGGAAGGAAGAATTGCCTGGGAGAACTCATCTGCATCTTGAATTCGGCCAAGTTGCCGGCAGACGTTGAAGTGGTTTGTGCCCCGCCCTCTGCTTACATTGACTTCACCAGGCAGAACCTAATACCCAAAATCGCCGTGGCTGCACAGAACTGCTACAAAGCACCCAATGGAGCCTTCACTGGGGAGATCAGCCCTGGCATGATCATAGACTTAGGAGCCACATGGGTAATACTGGGGCACTCAGAGAGAAGGCATATCTTCGGGGAGTCAGATGAGCTGATTGGGCAGAAAGTGGCCCATGCCCTTACAGAGGGACTTGGGGTGATCGCCTGCATTGGGGAGAAGTTAGACGAAAGGGAAGCTGGCATCACGGAGGAGGTTGTTTTCAAGCAAACCAACGCCATCGCAGCCAATGTGAAGGACTGGAGCAAAGTCGTCCTGGCCTATGAGCCTGTGTGGGCCATTGGGACTGGCAAGGTGGCAACACCTCAGCAGGCCCAGGAAATACACGAGAAGCTCCGGGGATGGCTGCAATGCAATGTCTGTGAGATGGTGGCTAAAAGCACCAGAATCATTTATGGAGGTTCTGTGACGGGAGCAACCTGCAGAGAGCTAGCAAGCCAGCCTGATGTGGACGGCTTCCTCGTGGGTGGAGCTTCGCTGAAGCCTGAATTTGTGGACATCATCAATGCCAAACAATAA